A stretch of Pseudomonadota bacterium DNA encodes these proteins:
- a CDS encoding DUF6516 family protein: MKTQLVFHQKVTNEKGGTVEVKIWELPQTSKDKPHGYRYSLVYILNGTRIIGYDNGERKGDHRHYGNREEPYRFISIERLFEDFYRDIRRCSR, encoded by the coding sequence ATGAAGACACAACTGGTATTTCACCAGAAGGTCACAAATGAAAAAGGAGGGACTGTTGAGGTTAAAATCTGGGAGCTTCCGCAAACCTCAAAGGATAAACCGCACGGATACCGGTATTCACTCGTCTATATCCTCAACGGTACACGGATAATAGGCTACGATAATGGAGAGAGAAAGGGCGACCACAGGCATTACGGGAATAGAGAAGAGCCGTATAGGTTTATCAGCATTGAAAGGCTATTTGAAGATTTTTACCGTGATATAAGGAGGTGTTCGAGATGA